From the Tenacibaculum dicentrarchi genome, the window CGGATTTACCATAACCCGTCATAGATTGTATCATATCATCAATTTAATAAGACGCAAATATACAGTTATTTATTTTTAACTACTACTTCTGCTTGCTTGGTTACTAGAAAAACACCTAAAAAGATAAATAATGTGGCTACTATTTTTACAGTATTAAAACTATCGCTTCCTACCATTAACGCATAAATAGAAGCAATTACAGGTTGCAAATAAATAAAAACACTTACTGTTGTGGGTTTTAAGCGTGCTAGCGCAAATAAATTACATAAATAAGTGATACAAGTGGTAAATAATACGACAAAACCTGCTTTTAAATAAATAGACGTTGGCATTACTTGCCATTGTACTTCCATTAATTCTGATAATCCGAAAGGTAACACAAGTAATAACCCAAATAAATACAGCCATTTTACAAAAACAATCGGATGGTATTTTGCGATTAATTTTTTAGCCTGTACTAAATACATTGCGTACGAAGCGGCATTTACAAACACTAAAAAGTTACCCAACATAATATTTTTAGCTGCTACATTAGCCGAACTTCCGTAGGCTATTAAAATAATTGCACCTACCATTCCTACAATTACACCTATTATTTTACGAGGAATTAAACGTTCTTTTAATAAAATACTAGCGAATATTAATACTAAAATGGGTGCAGTAACCATCATTACCGATGCACTAATTGGCGTGGTATAACTTAGTCCTTTAAAAAAAGTAAGCATGTTTAGCCCAACACCAAAAAAAGCCGTAATTAGAATTTTTTTATAATCTGATTTTTCTATTGATTTTGCGTTTACAAAAAATCCTAAAGCCCAAAAAACAGTAGTAGCTCCTGCTACTCGAAGTATGATAAATGCAAAAGGTTTTATATACATTGGCATTACTTCTTTAGCTACTGTAAAGGTAATTCCATAAATAACTGTAGCTATTGACGAGGCTATTAATGCAAGGGTTCTTTGATTCATTCTTTTATGCTTTAAAAAAATACAAAGATGCGGTTTATTACTGAATTTTAACCACAAAAAAACACTGCTAGTGCAGTGCTTTTTTTAATTTTATTTAGTATTTCAATTACCTTCCGTTTATAATTAATCTACTAAAGCAGGTATTCTTAATACTTGCCCTGGGTAAATTTTATCAGGGTGCGATAACATTGGCTTGTTTGCTTCAAAAATTACGGTGTACTTCATAGCATCACCATAAAATTCTTTTGCTATTTTACCTAAAGTATCTCCACTTCCTACAGTATGAAATTGCGCCATTATTTCTTCTACAACTTCAACTTGTTCTGCTACAACCTCAACAGGTGCAACGCTCATGTTGTCTTCAACTGAACCAATTCCGTTAGTGTTTCCTACTACTAAAATTACTTTTTCTTTGGTTGCTAAATCGGCAGCTTCACCAGAAATAATTGCTTTGTCTTCTTCTATAGCAATTGCTAAATTTTCAACAGATAATTCTAATCCGTTTACTGCATCTATTAATTTGATAGATTTTTCAGCAGCTTCCTCTTCTGTTGTTTTTCCTACACCAAATACTTTAGCTCCAGCGTTTTTAATAAATGAAAAAATTCCCATTTTCTTTTAGATTTTTTTTAGTTAATTAATAGTGTTACTTTCTGATTACTAATATACAATTTTTACGCCATTTTTATTTTTTTTTATAAAATTTTTTAAATCGATTATTTTTTGAAGTTAAAAAAATTAATATTAGCACAAATGCCTAGCCCCGATTGACGCATTTGTTTGAGCTCCTTTTTATTTTTTCTTTTAAAAATAAAAAGAGCGAGTGCGGAAAGCGGGAAATTGCTTCAAATAATTATTTTTATATCATCCTTTAATAAAATGACTAAAAAAAACCACACTTTTAAAAAGTATGGTTTTTTGATATAATAATAAGTCTTGTATTTATTATCGAATTATTCTTGATCGTCTTGCTTAAAAGTATTCCAACCTTGTGCTTTTAATTCAATTTCTTGATTGGCACGGGTTACTAAATTCATTCCTTGATTTTGCGCAACAACATGCCCGATAATTGATAAATTCGGATTCGATTTTATTTTATCAAAATCGGCAAGCGGTACGGTAAATAACAATTCGTAATCTTCGCCACCACTCAAAGCAATCATGGTGCTGTCCATTTTAAATTCTTCGGATGTTGAAATTACTTGCGGGTCTAGCGGTAATTTATCTTCATAAATTTTACATCCCATTTTACTTTGGGTACAAATGTGCATTATTTCTGATGATAATCCGTCAGAAATATCAATCATAGATGTTGGTTTTACCTCTAAATCTTTTAATAAGGCAACAACATCTTTACGAGCTTCGGGCTTTAATTGACGTTCAATTAAATAAGTATAAGCATCTAAATCGGGCTGATTTTGTGGGTTTACTTGAAATACTTGTTTCTCTCTTTCTAAAACTTGTAATCCTAAATATGCCGCACCTAAATCGCCTGAAACAACGATTAAATCAGTGTCTTTTGCGCCATCTCTATATACAATTTCTTCTTTTTCTGCTGTTCCTATTGCTGTAATAGAAATTAGCATTCCTTTGGTTGATGAAGTTGTATCTCCTCCTATTAAATCAACTTTATACGTATCACAAGCAAGTTGAATTCCTGCGTATAATTCTTCTAAAGCTTCTAACGGGAAACGGTTTGAAACGGCTATAGAAACCGTAATTTGTTCGGCAACGCCATTCATTGCATACACGTCTGATAAATTAACCATTACAGCTTTATATCCTAAGTGTTTTAAAGGCATGTAACTTAAATCAAAATGCACGCCTTCAACCAATAAATCGGTAGTTATTAAGCGTTCTTTTTCTGATGCGCTAATAACCGCAGCATCATCGCCAATTCCTTTTACCGTTGATGAATTGTACAGCTTAAAATGCTCAGTTAAATGGTTTATTAATCCAAACTCTCCTAGTTTGGCTAATGATGTTCTCTCTTGATTTTTATCTTCTAACATCTGGCAAAGATAACAACAAGTATTTAATTATCTTTGATGCTCTTTTATTGATTTTTAAAACCTAAATAATATCCGAATGAAATATATTTTCTTATTTACTATAAGTGCCCTTTTTTTTTCTTGCAGTACTGATGATGATGAATTAATTAAACACGCTACTATCAAACTTAATTTTACTCAAAATTGGGATAAAACACCTATAAATACCGATGATTTAAGCCGTACAAAATTCACGAATAAACTCGGTACAAAACTTATTATTGATGATTTATATTATATTATTTCAAATGTTATTTTTACCGATGGCGCAGGGATTTCTACCGTTTTTAAAACTCATTATTTAGTAAATTTAAAAGATTCAAAAAGTTTAACAGCTGTTTTACCTGAAAAAATATCGGAAGGAATTTATACAGTTTCTGTTACTTTTGGCTTAAATAAAGAAGAAAACTCTACTAAAAATTTAAAAGGTTTAGAAAATTTTAATGTGTCAGAAAAATTAGGTGGCGGCTATCATTTTATGAAAATGGACGGTACTTATTTTAATGCTAAAAAGATTTACGTACCTTTCAACTACCATACAATTAGCCCTTTTAATACCGCAACTAAAAAAACAGAAAACACGTCTTTTTTAGTTGATTTAGGTGTAATTCCTATTAAAAATGATGCAACTATCGAACTAAAAATGAATGTTGCACAATGGTTTAAAAACCCTAAAGATTGGGATTTAAATGAACTAAACACCTATTTAACAAAAAGCTATGATACCCAAAAAATGATGTTTGAAAATGGAAAGAAAGGCGTTTTTAGTTTAGGAACTGTTTCGCAATAATTATTAAAAGATAAACAAGTAATCGTATTTATTTTTTGTGAAAAATATTTAAGTAGTTCGATAAACACAGTCTAGTTTATTGATTAAAAAGCTAATAAAAATCATATTTTGTAAGTATATTTGCAACTTATTTATAGTTAAACCACTAAAAATATGATAAAAGTTTCAGAAACAGCAAAGAATAAAGTTGTTCAATTAATGACAGAAGACGGCTTTGATGCTACCACCGATTTTGTTCGTGTTGGCGTAAAAAGCGGAGGTTGTTCAGGATTATCATACGACTTAACTTTTGACAAAAACACCCAAGAAAACGATAAAATTTTCGAAGAAAATAATATAAAAATTGTTGTTGATAAAAAAAGCTTTTTATACCTTGTAGGAACTACCTTAGAGTATTCTGGAGGGTTAAACGGAAAAGGCTTTGTTTTTAACAATCCGAATGCCAACCGTACCTGCGGATGTGGTGAAAGTTTTTCTTTATAATATTACAACTCAAATGAGCAAGTACACCGAAGATGATTTAAGAGAAGAGTTAAAAACCAAAGAATATGAATATGGTTTTTATACTGATATAGAAAGTGAAACCTTTGCAAAAGGGTTAAATGAAGATGTAGTTCGAGCAATTTCAAAAAAGAAAAACGAACCACAATGGATGACCGATTGGCGTTTAGAAGCCTTTCGAGTTTGGGAAAAAATGGAAGAACCTGAATGGGCAAATGTTCAGTATGAAAAGCCTAAATTTCAAGATATTGCCTACTACTCAGCACCAAAAGAAAAGCCAAAATTAAACAGTTTAGATGAAGTTGACCCTGAATTATTGGACACTTTTAAACGTTTAGGAATTTCTTTAGATGAACAAAAAAAGTTAGCAAACGTAGCGGTTGATATTGTAGTAGATTCTGTTTCTGTTGCAACAACTTTTAGAGAAACTTTAGGTAAAAAAGGGATTATTTTTATGCCTATTTCTGAAGCGATTCAAGAGCATCCTGAATTAGTCCGAAAATATTTAGGAACTGTTGTGCCAACTACGGATAATTTTTATTCGGCGTTAAATTCCGCAGTTTTTTCTGATGGTTCATTTTGTTATATTCCAAAAGGCGTTCGTTGCCCAATGGAATTATCAACCTATTTCAGAATTAACGAAGGAGGAACAGGACAGTTTGAAAGAACGTTAGTTGTTGCCGACAAAGGAAGTTATGTTTCTTATTTAGAAGGTTGTACCGCTCCTAGTCGAGATGAAAATCAATTACATGCCGCCGTGGTTGAATTAATTGCCATGGACGATGCTGAAATTAAATATTCTACGGTTCAGAACTGGTACCCAGGAAATGCAGAAGGAAAAGGTGGTGTTTACAATTTTGTAACCAAAAGAGCCATTTGTGAAACCAATGCAAAAGTTTCTTGGACACAAGTAGAAACTGGTTCGGCAGTTACTTGGAAATACCCAAGTTGTATTTTAAAAGGAGATAATTCGGTTGGAGAATTTTATTCAATTGCCGTTACCAATAATTATCAACAAGCCGATACTGGTACTAAAATGATTCACTTAGGTAAAAACACCAAGTCAACCATTATATCAAAAGGAATATCCGCAGGAAAATCACAAAACAGTTATAGAGGATTAGTCCAAATTGGCTCTCGTGCCGAAAATGCACGTAACTTCTCGCAATGTGATTCTTTATTAATGGGTAATCAGTGTGGTGCACACACCTTTCCATATATCGAAACAAAAAATAAATCGGCGCAAATAGAACACGAAGCAACGACAAGTAAAATTGGAGAAGACCAATTATTTTACTGTAATCAACGTGGAATTGATACCGAAAAAGCAATTGCATTAATCGTAAACGGATTTAGTAAAGAAGTACTAAATAAATTACCAATGGAATTTGCTGTAGAAGCACAAAAATTATTAGAAATCAGTTTAGAAGGAAGCGTTGGTTAATAGCCAATAACAAAGATATATTACCATGTTAAAAATAGAAAATTTACACGCTAACATAGAAGATAAATCAATCTTAAAAGGATTGAATTTAGAAATTAAAGCAGGAGAAGTTCATGCTATAATGGGACCAAACGGTGCAGGTAAAAGTACTATGGCTTCTGTAATTGCAGGAAAAGAAGAATATGAAGTTACACAAGGTTCAATAGAACTTAATGGAGAAGATATTAGTGAATTAGCTCCTGAAGAAAGAGCACACAATGGTGTGTTTTTATCTTTTCAATATCCTGTTGAAATTCCTGGAGTTACCGTAACTAACTTTATTAAAACAGCTATAAACGAATCTCGTAAAGCTAAAGGCTTAGAAGAAATGCCTGCTAAAGATATGCTTAAAATGATTCGTGAGAAATCAGAATTATTAGAAATAGACCGTAAATTCTTATCTCGTTCATTAAATCAAGGGTTTTCTGGTGGAGAAAAGAAAAGAAACGAGATTTTTCAAATGGCAATGT encodes:
- a CDS encoding HesB/IscA family protein, translating into MIKVSETAKNKVVQLMTEDGFDATTDFVRVGVKSGGCSGLSYDLTFDKNTQENDKIFEENNIKIVVDKKSFLYLVGTTLEYSGGLNGKGFVFNNPNANRTCGCGESFSL
- the sufB gene encoding Fe-S cluster assembly protein SufB — protein: MSKYTEDDLREELKTKEYEYGFYTDIESETFAKGLNEDVVRAISKKKNEPQWMTDWRLEAFRVWEKMEEPEWANVQYEKPKFQDIAYYSAPKEKPKLNSLDEVDPELLDTFKRLGISLDEQKKLANVAVDIVVDSVSVATTFRETLGKKGIIFMPISEAIQEHPELVRKYLGTVVPTTDNFYSALNSAVFSDGSFCYIPKGVRCPMELSTYFRINEGGTGQFERTLVVADKGSYVSYLEGCTAPSRDENQLHAAVVELIAMDDAEIKYSTVQNWYPGNAEGKGGVYNFVTKRAICETNAKVSWTQVETGSAVTWKYPSCILKGDNSVGEFYSIAVTNNYQQADTGTKMIHLGKNTKSTIISKGISAGKSQNSYRGLVQIGSRAENARNFSQCDSLLMGNQCGAHTFPYIETKNKSAQIEHEATTSKIGEDQLFYCNQRGIDTEKAIALIVNGFSKEVLNKLPMEFAVEAQKLLEISLEGSVG
- the lysM gene encoding peptidoglycan-binding protein LysM, which translates into the protein MGIFSFIKNAGAKVFGVGKTTEEEAAEKSIKLIDAVNGLELSVENLAIAIEEDKAIISGEAADLATKEKVILVVGNTNGIGSVEDNMSVAPVEVVAEQVEVVEEIMAQFHTVGSGDTLGKIAKEFYGDAMKYTVIFEANKPMLSHPDKIYPGQVLRIPALVD
- the sufC gene encoding Fe-S cluster assembly ATPase SufC; this encodes MLKIENLHANIEDKSILKGLNLEIKAGEVHAIMGPNGAGKSTMASVIAGKEEYEVTQGSIELNGEDISELAPEERAHNGVFLSFQYPVEIPGVTVTNFIKTAINESRKAKGLEEMPAKDMLKMIREKSELLEIDRKFLSRSLNQGFSGGEKKRNEIFQMAMLEPKLAILDETDSGLDIDALRIVANGVNKLKSKDNAVIVITHYQRLLDYIVPDFVHVLYNGQIVKSGDASLALELEAKGYDWIKDEVNS
- a CDS encoding MbnP family protein; protein product: MKYIFLFTISALFFSCSTDDDELIKHATIKLNFTQNWDKTPINTDDLSRTKFTNKLGTKLIIDDLYYIISNVIFTDGAGISTVFKTHYLVNLKDSKSLTAVLPEKISEGIYTVSVTFGLNKEENSTKNLKGLENFNVSEKLGGGYHFMKMDGTYFNAKKIYVPFNYHTISPFNTATKKTENTSFLVDLGVIPIKNDATIELKMNVAQWFKNPKDWDLNELNTYLTKSYDTQKMMFENGKKGVFSLGTVSQ
- the thiL gene encoding thiamine-phosphate kinase produces the protein MLEDKNQERTSLAKLGEFGLINHLTEHFKLYNSSTVKGIGDDAAVISASEKERLITTDLLVEGVHFDLSYMPLKHLGYKAVMVNLSDVYAMNGVAEQITVSIAVSNRFPLEALEELYAGIQLACDTYKVDLIGGDTTSSTKGMLISITAIGTAEKEEIVYRDGAKDTDLIVVSGDLGAAYLGLQVLEREKQVFQVNPQNQPDLDAYTYLIERQLKPEARKDVVALLKDLEVKPTSMIDISDGLSSEIMHICTQSKMGCKIYEDKLPLDPQVISTSEEFKMDSTMIALSGGEDYELLFTVPLADFDKIKSNPNLSIIGHVVAQNQGMNLVTRANQEIELKAQGWNTFKQDDQE
- a CDS encoding DMT family transporter; translation: MNQRTLALIASSIATVIYGITFTVAKEVMPMYIKPFAFIILRVAGATTVFWALGFFVNAKSIEKSDYKKILITAFFGVGLNMLTFFKGLSYTTPISASVMMVTAPILVLIFASILLKERLIPRKIIGVIVGMVGAIILIAYGSSANVAAKNIMLGNFLVFVNAASYAMYLVQAKKLIAKYHPIVFVKWLYLFGLLLVLPFGLSELMEVQWQVMPTSIYLKAGFVVLFTTCITYLCNLFALARLKPTTVSVFIYLQPVIASIYALMVGSDSFNTVKIVATLFIFLGVFLVTKQAEVVVKNK